One genomic window of Deinococcus arcticus includes the following:
- a CDS encoding (Fe-S)-binding protein: protein MLPLVHQILFFVFALLAGGLGLWGFYRLYRRVARGAAASEARFDHPAQRVLYAIRASLTQERTFRRRTWVSVLHSFIFYGFVYYLLVNVVDGLEGYIPFHIYSKDSPLLAGYNLLADVLSFLVLLGVLSLVIRRLFLPSKRDFRFTEKTLLHPLVRANYILRDSLIVSGFITFHVGSRVLGNAAKMVEESRVLGGYDSFQPLSSALGRVLFGGASEQAIEGWRIAGYWGALGSILAFLAYFPFSKHIHIFMAPLNYALKRPAGTGVLPPMKGLAEAMEAEEPKLGAEKLEDLEWPRLLDAYACIQCNRCQDVCPANATGKALSPAALEINKRMELNVIAAHPSPFTLKPAPFEAGASTAHPLLEYAINEESVWACTTCGACMQVCPVQDEQMLDIVDIRRHQVMVAGEFPPQLQTAFRGMERASNPWGISRDKRMEWAEGLKVPTIDENPEPDVIYWVGCAASYDPGAQKVARAFVQLLDRAGVNYAVLGKKEACTGDSARRAGNEFLYQQLAEENVATLNQVAPKLIVATCPHCMNAIGNEYRQLGGDYRTVHHTEYLETLVAAGQLPMEHLDQNVTYHDPCYLGRHNGVYDAPRSLITRMAGEVLELERSRENSFCCGAGGAQFWKEEEEGRERVSDNRFRELQARLDSAKEASEAFEQTGKVVAVGCPFCKAMMNSTPEKQKRDDIVVKDVAELMLESVQRASGEFVAPALTSDPAEVQADAAMTPNAALPMDRTGEAPAAGAPAAVVGETSADTLNAQPGSPVQNPDTQPEPQAAAPTPATRKAWAPRARADDVAPVPAAPATEAPARKAWAPKAQVDDVSPAPLAPAQTPADPSAPARKAWKPRAADDVSPAPVAPVSPAAPAAESAAPAPTAPARKAWAPKAKADVAPAGGELTPGEPAPAAQPPANVPQVSPAPEAPIPGERRKWAPKGTGAVASAPAPRAPEPVIAEAATAEVASAPEAPTTERRKWTPKSAAAAPAPDPAPPAANLAPTDAAPTASPTASPGEAPTDTSATGRKKWTPKKGG from the coding sequence TTGCTGCCCCTCGTTCATCAGATTCTGTTTTTCGTCTTTGCCCTCCTGGCCGGTGGCCTTGGCCTGTGGGGCTTTTACCGTTTGTACCGGCGGGTGGCGCGCGGCGCAGCGGCCAGCGAGGCGCGCTTTGATCACCCCGCACAGCGCGTGCTGTATGCCATCCGCGCCAGCCTGACCCAGGAGCGCACCTTCCGCCGCCGCACCTGGGTCAGCGTGCTGCACAGCTTTATTTTCTACGGCTTCGTGTACTACCTGCTGGTGAACGTCGTGGACGGCCTGGAAGGCTATATTCCCTTCCACATTTACAGCAAGGACAGCCCGCTGCTGGCCGGGTACAACCTGCTGGCCGACGTGCTGAGTTTCCTGGTGCTTCTGGGCGTGCTCAGTCTGGTGATTCGCCGCCTGTTCCTGCCGTCAAAGCGCGACTTCCGCTTTACCGAAAAGACGCTGCTGCACCCGCTGGTGCGTGCCAACTACATTCTGCGCGACTCGCTGATTGTCTCGGGCTTCATTACCTTCCACGTGGGCAGCCGCGTGCTGGGCAACGCCGCCAAGATGGTCGAGGAATCCCGTGTGCTGGGCGGCTACGACAGCTTTCAGCCGCTGTCCTCGGCGCTGGGGCGCGTGCTGTTCGGCGGGGCCAGCGAGCAGGCCATTGAGGGCTGGCGCATTGCCGGGTACTGGGGGGCGCTGGGCTCCATTCTGGCGTTCCTGGCGTACTTCCCCTTTTCCAAGCACATCCACATCTTCATGGCGCCCCTGAACTACGCCCTGAAGCGCCCCGCAGGCACCGGCGTGCTGCCGCCCATGAAGGGGCTGGCCGAGGCGATGGAGGCCGAGGAGCCCAAGCTGGGCGCCGAAAAACTGGAAGACCTGGAATGGCCCCGGCTGCTGGACGCCTACGCCTGCATTCAGTGCAACCGCTGCCAGGACGTGTGCCCGGCCAACGCCACTGGTAAGGCCCTGAGCCCGGCGGCCCTGGAAATCAACAAGCGCATGGAGCTGAACGTGATCGCGGCGCACCCCAGCCCGTTCACCCTGAAGCCCGCGCCGTTTGAGGCCGGGGCCAGCACCGCCCACCCGCTGCTGGAATACGCGATCAACGAGGAATCGGTGTGGGCCTGCACCACCTGCGGCGCCTGCATGCAGGTGTGCCCGGTGCAGGACGAACAGATGCTGGATATCGTGGACATCCGCCGCCATCAGGTGATGGTGGCCGGGGAGTTCCCGCCGCAGCTGCAGACCGCCTTCCGGGGCATGGAGCGCGCCAGCAACCCCTGGGGTATTTCCCGCGACAAGCGCATGGAATGGGCCGAGGGCCTGAAAGTCCCCACCATCGACGAAAACCCCGAGCCCGACGTTATTTACTGGGTGGGCTGCGCGGCCAGCTACGATCCCGGCGCCCAGAAGGTGGCCCGCGCCTTTGTGCAGCTGCTGGACCGGGCGGGCGTGAACTACGCGGTTCTGGGCAAGAAGGAAGCCTGTACGGGCGACAGTGCCCGCCGCGCCGGCAACGAATTCCTGTATCAGCAGCTGGCCGAGGAAAATGTGGCGACCCTGAACCAGGTGGCGCCGAAGCTGATCGTGGCCACCTGCCCGCACTGCATGAACGCCATTGGCAACGAGTACCGGCAGCTGGGCGGCGATTACCGCACGGTCCACCACACCGAGTATCTGGAGACGCTGGTGGCGGCCGGGCAGCTGCCCATGGAGCACCTTGACCAGAATGTCACCTACCATGACCCCTGTTACCTGGGTCGCCACAACGGCGTGTACGACGCCCCCCGCAGCCTGATTACCCGCATGGCAGGCGAGGTACTGGAACTGGAACGCAGCCGCGAGAATTCGTTCTGCTGCGGGGCGGGCGGCGCGCAGTTCTGGAAGGAAGAGGAAGAGGGGCGCGAGCGCGTCTCTGACAACCGCTTCCGCGAACTGCAGGCCCGGCTGGACAGCGCCAAGGAGGCCAGCGAGGCATTCGAGCAGACCGGCAAGGTGGTGGCCGTGGGCTGCCCCTTCTGCAAGGCGATGATGAACTCCACGCCCGAAAAGCAGAAGCGCGACGACATCGTGGTCAAGGACGTGGCCGAGCTGATGCTGGAAAGCGTGCAGCGCGCCAGCGGCGAGTTCGTGGCTCCGGCCCTGACCAGTGACCCGGCCGAGGTCCAGGCCGACGCCGCCATGACCCCCAACGCGGCCCTGCCCATGGACCGCACCGGCGAGGCGCCCGCTGCCGGCGCCCCGGCGGCCGTGGTGGGGGAGACCAGCGCCGATACCCTGAATGCCCAGCCCGGCAGCCCGGTACAGAACCCCGACACCCAGCCCGAGCCGCAGGCCGCCGCGCCCACCCCAGCCACGCGCAAAGCCTGGGCCCCCAGGGCCAGAGCCGACGATGTGGCGCCGGTGCCAGCCGCTCCGGCCACAGAGGCGCCGGCCCGCAAAGCCTGGGCCCCGAAAGCGCAGGTGGACGACGTGAGCCCGGCGCCGCTGGCACCCGCCCAGACGCCCGCCGACCCCAGCGCCCCAGCCCGCAAAGCCTGGAAGCCCAGAGCGGCGGACGACGTGAGCCCCGCGCCGGTGGCGCCAGTTTCCCCAGCGGCGCCCGCCGCCGAATCAGCAGCCCCTGCCCCCACGGCGCCGGCGCGCAAAGCCTGGGCCCCGAAGGCCAAGGCCGACGTGGCGCCTGCTGGTGGCGAGCTGACCCCGGGGGAGCCGGCCCCCGCTGCCCAGCCCCCGGCCAATGTTCCCCAGGTGTCGCCCGCCCCCGAAGCGCCGATCCCGGGCGAGCGCAGGAAGTGGGCGCCGAAAGGAACAGGGGCGGTAGCCAGTGCGCCTGCCCCCCGGGCCCCAGAGCCGGTCATTGCAGAGGCGGCCACTGCAGAAGTAGCCTCTGCCCCGGAGGCCCCCACCACCGAGCGCAGGAAATGGACGCCAAAGAGCGCCGCTGCGGCCCCTGCGCCCGACCCCGCCCCCCCGGCAGCCAATCTGGCGCCGACCGACGCGGCGCCCACCGCCTCGCCCACCGCCTCGCCCGGGGAAGCCCCCACCGACACCAGCGCCACGGGCCGCAAGAAGTGGACCCCCAAGAAGGGCGGCTGA
- a CDS encoding DegV family protein: MTIALVTDSTSDLSAQLCSDLGLVSVPLYVLFDGKMHKDGIEITPSDLFTGLKAGKKTPSTSQPSPAEFAAVYTQALERADHVLSLHISGQMSGTVGSARLAAQDFGDRVTVVDSKSVSMGLGMRVLRALDLIQAGRSIAEIVTELERVSQVADIRFTVDTLDFLRINGRIGGAQALLGSLLNIKPILTVKSGRVESAGRVRGHKKAMQDLVDHVRKYAAQHGGARAAFMATPGGEAYLKEVRAGLQGLQLDDLGDHPIGAVVATHAGPGTVGVTLEPLHT; this comes from the coding sequence ATGACCATCGCCCTTGTCACGGATTCCACGAGTGACCTCAGCGCGCAGCTGTGCTCGGATCTCGGCCTTGTCAGCGTGCCGCTGTATGTGCTGTTCGACGGCAAGATGCACAAAGACGGTATCGAGATCACGCCGTCCGATCTGTTCACGGGCCTGAAGGCCGGCAAAAAGACCCCCAGCACCAGCCAGCCCAGCCCGGCGGAATTTGCCGCTGTCTATACCCAGGCCCTGGAGCGCGCCGATCACGTGCTGAGCCTGCACATCAGCGGGCAGATGTCCGGCACCGTGGGCAGTGCCCGGCTGGCCGCGCAGGACTTTGGTGACAGGGTGACGGTGGTGGACAGCAAATCGGTGAGCATGGGCCTGGGCATGCGCGTGCTGCGCGCCCTGGACCTGATTCAGGCCGGGCGAAGCATTGCTGAGATCGTCACGGAACTGGAGCGCGTCTCGCAGGTGGCCGACATCCGCTTCACGGTGGACACCCTGGATTTCCTGCGCATCAACGGGCGCATTGGTGGAGCGCAGGCGCTGCTGGGCAGCCTGCTGAACATCAAGCCCATTCTGACGGTGAAAAGTGGACGGGTGGAATCGGCCGGGCGCGTGCGGGGCCACAAAAAGGCCATGCAGGACCTCGTGGACCACGTGCGCAAGTACGCCGCGCAGCACGGCGGCGCGCGGGCCGCCTTTATGGCCACCCCGGGCGGCGAAGCCTACCTGAAGGAAGTGCGCGCCGGCCTGCAGGGGCTGCAACTGGACGACCTGGGCGACCATCCCATTGGCGCCGTGGTGGCCACCCACGCAGGCCCCGGCACCGTTGGCGTGACCCTCGAACCCCTGCACACCTGA
- a CDS encoding ATP-binding protein, with protein MSLTAAELQTYLSALVTGDLKLSTMIWGPPGVGKSSVVAQVAARHGLGFVDVRLSQLAPTDLRGLPVPEADGAGSGVSRWYPPEFLPRHGAGILFLDEVNMAPPTMQGMAQQLILDRRVGSYELPDGWFVWAAGNRKEDRASVFDMPAPLANRFLHLTVRPDFDSWRGYALGRGLHEHVIAFLTFRPELLHRLDPQQPAWPSPRAWEMASRLHRAGLDTAPAIGEAAGAEFSAFVRLYEQLPDLGIVLEGRGGGLRLPDEPSVRYAAVVGLAARAPGADQAYHAFTWLADSAGPEWLQLYVATLVSKFQAIGQLGELAALIGRDERLAALVQGTLALTEG; from the coding sequence GTGAGCCTGACTGCCGCCGAACTGCAAACGTACCTCAGCGCCCTGGTGACCGGCGACCTGAAACTGTCCACGATGATCTGGGGCCCACCCGGCGTGGGCAAGAGCAGCGTGGTGGCGCAGGTGGCCGCGCGGCACGGCCTGGGGTTCGTGGACGTGCGTCTCTCGCAGCTGGCCCCCACCGACCTGCGCGGCCTGCCGGTACCCGAAGCCGACGGCGCCGGCAGTGGGGTCAGCCGCTGGTATCCGCCCGAATTTCTGCCGCGCCACGGCGCCGGAATTCTGTTTCTGGACGAGGTGAATATGGCGCCGCCCACCATGCAGGGGATGGCGCAGCAGCTCATCCTGGACCGCCGGGTGGGCAGCTACGAGCTGCCGGACGGCTGGTTCGTGTGGGCGGCGGGCAACCGCAAGGAAGACCGCGCCAGCGTCTTCGATATGCCTGCGCCGCTGGCCAACCGCTTTCTGCACCTCACCGTGCGCCCGGACTTTGATTCCTGGCGGGGCTACGCCCTGGGCCGTGGTCTGCATGAACATGTGATTGCCTTTCTGACCTTTCGGCCCGAGTTGCTGCACCGCCTGGACCCCCAGCAGCCCGCGTGGCCCAGTCCGCGCGCCTGGGAAATGGCCTCGCGCCTGCACCGCGCCGGCCTGGACACGGCGCCGGCCATTGGCGAGGCGGCGGGGGCCGAGTTCAGCGCCTTTGTGCGCCTGTACGAACAGCTGCCAGACCTGGGCATTGTGCTGGAGGGCCGGGGCGGAGGCCTGCGCCTGCCGGACGAACCCAGCGTGCGCTACGCCGCCGTGGTGGGCCTTGCGGCCCGCGCGCCGGGCGCCGATCAGGCGTACCACGCCTTTACGTGGCTGGCCGACAGCGCGGGCCCCGAGTGGCTGCAGCTGTACGTGGCCACCCTGGTGAGCAAGTTCCAGGCCATTGGTCAGCTGGGCGAACTGGCCGCCCTGATCGGCCGCGACGAACGCCTCGCCGCGCTGGTGCAGGGCACGCTGGCGCTGACGGAAGGGTGA
- a CDS encoding serine hydrolase, producing MGRRRIWVAAWLALLLFGCRPPPPEGQVRLERAPAPTTVQVDRQAPAQDPDGCLGHAPPVPKAPPPPHHLSGRLGLWVAELDPQTLLPRRAVGTNPDSVFPLASTYKQAVLWATLRAVDSGRLSPAERFDVTRENQSLGAYPYDGSNVRALTERMIRNSDNTATDILHRRVGLQAVQDTADELGLCATRLILPTRDWWVAQSGLSGTFNGTRRWAGARGEKRAQLAALIDRDARAYRADYLQRRLDEYFDHRHQPEDDLKALNISTPYEFGTLVAHAFVRPGLQPRTQAWQREVMAMGYGRSGLTLTHQGRVAYAAGKGGNGWRLLTYSGYVRTKAGQHLVYVFMQHGARQTYTMPNTRRAFAWINAGINAVLRQDAAGETSAAKR from the coding sequence GTGGGGCGCCGGAGAATCTGGGTCGCCGCGTGGCTGGCCCTGCTGCTCTTCGGATGCCGCCCGCCGCCGCCCGAAGGGCAGGTGCGGCTGGAACGGGCGCCGGCCCCCACCACGGTGCAGGTGGACCGTCAGGCCCCCGCGCAGGACCCGGACGGCTGCCTGGGCCACGCGCCCCCGGTCCCCAAGGCCCCGCCGCCCCCGCACCACCTGAGCGGGCGCCTGGGCCTGTGGGTGGCGGAACTGGACCCCCAGACCCTGCTGCCGCGCCGCGCCGTGGGCACCAACCCGGACAGCGTGTTTCCGCTGGCCAGCACCTACAAACAGGCGGTGCTGTGGGCCACGTTGCGGGCGGTGGACAGCGGCCGGCTCTCACCGGCCGAGCGCTTTGACGTCACGCGCGAGAACCAGTCGCTGGGCGCCTACCCGTATGACGGCTCGAATGTGCGCGCCCTGACCGAGCGCATGATTCGCAACAGCGACAATACCGCCACCGACATCCTGCACCGCCGGGTGGGCCTGCAGGCCGTGCAGGACACGGCCGACGAACTGGGCCTCTGTGCCACCCGCCTGATTCTGCCCACCCGGGACTGGTGGGTGGCGCAATCGGGCCTGTCGGGTACCTTCAACGGTACCCGGCGCTGGGCCGGGGCCCGGGGCGAGAAGCGGGCGCAACTGGCCGCCCTGATTGACCGCGACGCCCGCGCCTACCGCGCCGACTATCTGCAGCGGCGCCTGGACGAGTACTTTGACCATCGCCACCAGCCAGAGGACGACCTGAAGGCCCTGAACATCAGCACGCCCTACGAGTTCGGGACACTGGTGGCCCACGCTTTTGTGCGCCCGGGGTTACAGCCCCGAACCCAGGCGTGGCAGCGCGAGGTGATGGCCATGGGCTATGGCCGCTCGGGGTTGACGCTCACGCACCAGGGCCGGGTGGCCTATGCGGCGGGCAAGGGTGGCAACGGCTGGCGCCTGCTCACCTACAGCGGCTACGTGCGCACCAAAGCCGGGCAGCATCTGGTGTACGTATTCATGCAGCATGGCGCCCGGCAGACCTACACCATGCCGAACACCCGCCGCGCCTTTGCCTGGATCAACGCCGGCATAAACGCGGTGCTGCGGCAGGACGCAGCCGGGGAAACTTCAGCGGCCAAGCGCTGA
- the nudC gene encoding NAD(+) diphosphatase — MKATSRPESFQPSLTLAPGEDAAWVLFDGPRLLLGANGTLPHGPLPFAVEDVTPLGTLHGQPFFAAGLAGDLPTGFEALPLRAGLTRLPEVQMGLAGYAAQLIDFARTHRFCGRCGAPLTEAGHERARTCPACGLTVYPRVAPVVMVLIRRGQGPQTELLLARGPHFAPGVYSALAGFVEPSETLEAAAHREVLEEVGVRIEHLRYVGSQPWPFPHSLMMGFEAEYTGGDVVPQPGEIEDARWFPVDRLPGLPGPFSIARTLIDRAVGQAQGHVASSGP; from the coding sequence GTGAAGGCCACCAGCCGCCCCGAAAGCTTCCAGCCCAGCCTAACGCTGGCGCCTGGCGAGGACGCGGCGTGGGTTCTCTTTGACGGGCCCCGCCTGCTGCTGGGGGCAAACGGCACGCTGCCGCACGGGCCCCTCCCCTTTGCTGTAGAAGACGTGACGCCGCTGGGCACGCTGCACGGCCAGCCCTTCTTTGCTGCTGGGCTGGCTGGCGACCTGCCCACCGGCTTCGAAGCCCTGCCCCTGCGCGCGGGCCTGACCCGCCTCCCCGAAGTGCAGATGGGGCTGGCCGGGTACGCGGCGCAACTGATTGACTTTGCCCGCACCCACCGTTTCTGTGGGCGCTGCGGGGCCCCTCTGACCGAAGCCGGCCACGAACGCGCCCGCACCTGCCCGGCGTGCGGCCTCACGGTCTACCCGCGTGTGGCGCCCGTGGTGATGGTGCTGATCCGGCGCGGCCAGGGCCCACAGACGGAACTGTTGCTGGCGCGCGGCCCCCACTTTGCCCCCGGTGTGTACTCGGCGCTGGCAGGCTTTGTGGAACCCTCGGAAACCCTGGAGGCCGCCGCGCACCGCGAAGTGCTGGAAGAGGTGGGCGTGCGCATTGAGCACCTGCGCTATGTGGGCAGCCAGCCCTGGCCCTTTCCGCACTCGCTGATGATGGGCTTTGAAGCCGAGTACACAGGCGGCGACGTGGTGCCGCAGCCCGGCGAGATTGAAGACGCGCGCTGGTTTCCGGTGGACCGCCTGCCGGGGTTGCCAGGGCCCTTCAGCATTGCGCGCACCCTGATAGACCGGGCGGTGGGTCAGGCGCAGGGCCACGTGGCATCATCGGGCCCATGA
- a CDS encoding vWA domain-containing protein, whose translation MTPDFQRLISGSRLRLRGKSAFFATLLLHAEFVPSREVAAAGTDGERVYVNPEVAASLPPDVLDGLLLHEVLHAALSHVERRGPREKKRWNRSADLIVNGMVAAAGLPTPPQSRRDEHLERLSVEEVYTALEGEAEGDGDEDGDDLLDAPPGDAPPKQGKPGQSVARQWQQALAQARSVDAMSGGKGDDPLGLHRELMRLAPARLDWRAHLWRFLARTPVDFGGFDRRFVGRGLYLEALDDESLRALIAVDTSGSVDDDAVRALVGEVQGVLGAYPHVKATLYYADTEAYGPHDLSPGGPIPTPQGGGGTDFRPIFRLLDEHEPDVLVYLTDGYGDFPEQAPRTPTLWVVPPGGLEDEGFPFGEVLRLEEHG comes from the coding sequence ATGACCCCCGACTTCCAGCGCCTGATTTCCGGCTCGCGCCTGCGGCTGCGGGGCAAGTCGGCGTTCTTTGCCACGCTGCTGCTGCACGCGGAATTCGTGCCCTCGCGCGAGGTGGCGGCGGCGGGCACCGACGGCGAGCGCGTGTATGTAAACCCCGAGGTGGCGGCCAGCCTACCCCCTGACGTGCTGGACGGCCTGCTGCTGCACGAGGTCTTGCACGCGGCGCTGTCGCATGTGGAGCGGCGCGGGCCGCGCGAGAAGAAGCGCTGGAACAGGTCGGCTGACCTGATCGTGAACGGCATGGTGGCGGCGGCCGGGCTGCCCACGCCTCCGCAGTCCCGGCGCGACGAGCACCTGGAGCGCTTAAGCGTGGAAGAGGTCTACACCGCGCTGGAGGGCGAAGCCGAGGGCGACGGCGACGAGGACGGCGACGACCTGCTGGACGCCCCGCCCGGCGACGCGCCCCCCAAGCAGGGCAAGCCCGGCCAGAGCGTGGCGCGGCAGTGGCAGCAGGCGCTGGCCCAGGCCCGCAGCGTGGACGCCATGAGCGGCGGCAAGGGCGACGATCCCCTGGGCCTGCACCGCGAACTGATGCGCCTGGCTCCGGCGCGACTGGACTGGCGGGCACACCTGTGGCGCTTTCTGGCACGCACGCCGGTGGATTTTGGCGGCTTTGACCGCCGCTTTGTGGGGCGGGGCCTGTACCTTGAAGCGCTGGACGACGAGTCGCTGCGCGCCCTGATTGCCGTGGACACCTCGGGCAGTGTGGACGACGACGCGGTGCGGGCCCTGGTGGGCGAGGTGCAGGGGGTGCTGGGGGCCTATCCGCATGTCAAGGCCACCCTCTACTACGCCGATACCGAGGCCTACGGACCGCACGACCTGAGCCCCGGCGGCCCCATTCCGACCCCCCAGGGCGGCGGCGGGACCGATTTCCGGCCCATCTTCCGCCTGCTGGACGAGCACGAGCCGGACGTGCTGGTGTACCTCACCGACGGCTACGGCGATTTTCCCGAGCAGGCCCCCCGCACGCCCACGCTGTGGGTGGTGCCGCCCGGCGGCCTGGAAGACGAGGGCTTTCCCTTTGGCGAGGTGCTGCGTCTGGAAGAACACGGGTGA